One window of Pyrus communis chromosome 12, drPyrComm1.1, whole genome shotgun sequence genomic DNA carries:
- the LOC137710164 gene encoding uncharacterized protein → MAKLLSAVRAHQRYGNKVSKLVKGLIAPKYTTLVDPPPPELKLPTHTFSRANFNFDNGKPNTTFINPIPLIGLITGLFSTGNPCVDLFFNVIKPEKASPAEVEATCIYLKQLLPLAWSHNPVTTLKLICNLRGEKSYLEAFDTAAYWLHHNHPKTLLRSIPSIAVSFGCFIDPVDILYFLLEGRERRRENEEETDASSGSAQEKTLAEMTKIFIERYERDPNYKLLRDRVTDVYVEQLKFGMEILKRKFKRSDIDDDDRYSLAYEITDAAGCCTMDTKTINATLICESIARKFFPRESYPEYQGIDDTQYAKKIEGRLRKEVLVPLEKAGYCGPNKQGKPCEIETYLEEVKADKSKIDPGALLPHHIMAFADHPNVGEVAELQWKTMVEGMKKKGKMNNCLAVCDDGRICVRGKAREVSLALGLLVSELTQEPWNGNAVSWHSTLQPIQGHDLKSKSKFMTKMDFEGSDKYDLYIEEVLDSILELAVNENLQPEQMVKKVFVFSKQHFSHEAYSLWEYDYNEIKRKFEAKGYGDAVPHIVIWFMPDLYLEWEKIEMPWTQPGMTILSGFSENLLKLFLENDGEIGPEHVMEAAISEEKYQKLAVVD, encoded by the coding sequence atggctaaacTACTCTCGGCTGTGAGAGCACACCAAAGGTATGGCAACAAAGTTTCAAAACTCGTAAAAGGACTAATAGCTCCTAAGTATACAACTCTTGTCGATCCTCCACCTCCGGAGCTCAAACTACCCACACATACTTTCTCCAGAGCCAATTTCAATTTCGACAATGGGAAACCCAATACAACATTCATAAATCCAATCCCGTTGATTGGCTTGATTACCGGCTTGTTTAGTACCGGTAACCCCTGTGTTGATCTCTTTTTCAATGTGATCAAGCCGGAGAAAGCTAGTCCGGCTGAGGTAGAGGCTACCTGTATTTATTTGAAACAACTGCTGCCGCTGGCCTGGTCGCACAATCCGGTAACCACTCTCAAACTCATCTGTAATCTACGAGGTGAAAAATCCTATTTGGAAGCATTTGACACGGCCGCGTATTGGCTCCACCACAACCACCCCAAGACCCTATTGCGCAGCATCCCTTCTATTGCTGTGTCGTTTGGGTGTTTTATTGATCCTGTCGATATTTTGTACTTCCTTCTAGAAGGCCGGGAGAGGAGGAGGGAAAATGAAGAAGAGACAGATGCCAGTAGTGGTAGTGCTCAAGAGAAAACCCTGGCAGAAATGACGAAGATTTTTATTGAGAGGTATGAGCGTGACCCGAATTACAAGTTGTTACGCGATAGGGTTACAGATGTTTATGTGGAACAGTTGAAATTTGGTATGGAAATATTGAAGCGAAAATTTAAGCGATCGGatattgatgatgatgatcggTACTCCTTGGCCTATGAGATAACTGACGCTGCTGGCTGTTGCACCATGGACACCAAAACCATCAATGCCACTTTGATATGTGAAAGCATTGCGAGGAAGTTTTTTCCCCGAGAATCATATCCGGAATATCAAGGCATTGATGACACCCAATAcgctaaaaaaattgaaggtcGACTCAGGAAGGAGGTTTTGGTGCCCTTGGAGAAGGCCGGCTATTGTGGACCAAATAAGCAAGGAAAGCCCTGCGAGATTGAGACGTATTTGGAGGAGGTGAAAGCGGACAAGTCCAAGATTGACCCCGGTGCTTTGCTTCCACATCATATCATGGCCTTTGCGGATCATCCCAATGTTGGGGAAGTGGCTGAGCTTCAATGGAAAACAATGGTGGAAGGCATGAAAAAGAAAGGCAAGATGAACAATTGCTTGGCTGTATGTGACGACGGCAGAATATGCGTACGGGGAAAGGCGAGGGAGGTCTCACTGGCTTTGGGACTTTTGGTGTCTGAATTGACCCAAGAGCCATGGAACGGAAATGCTGTCAGTTGGCACTCAACTCTACAACCGATACAAGGCCATGATCTTAAGTCCAAGTCCAAATTTATGACGAAGATGGACTTCGAGGGCTCAGATAAATACGATCTTTATATTGAGGAAGTGCTTGACTCGATTTTGGAACTGGCAGTGAATGAGAATTTGCAGCCGGAGCAGATGGTCAAGAAGGTGTTTGTGTTCAGCAAGCAACACTTTAGCCATGAGGCTTATTCCTTATGGGAATAtgattataatgaaataaagaGGAAGTTTGAGGCAAAAGGGTACGGCGATGCGGTGCCACACATAGTGATTTGGTTTATGCCAGATCTTTACTTAGAATGGGAGAAGATAGAGATGCCGTGGACACAACCGGGGATGACAATATTGAGTGGCTTCTCCGAAAACTTGCTCAAGTTGTTCTTAGAGAATGATGGGGAAATTGGCCCAGAGCATGTCATGGAAGCCGCCATCTCCGAAGAGAAGTATCAAAAGCTGGCTGTAGTGGACTGA
- the LOC137710165 gene encoding uncharacterized protein, with protein MVEESLVNLEGDGFHATPPSPHSDIDINPNQRLSSVLLNEFNYLPWERAVSLALGGRSKLGYVNGAIPMPKTTSPEYDAWLCKDQLVMSWLLNSMDRKIAEIFSYAESSMTLWKNLKEMYGNQNNAARVFQLKKDIAGLQQEGKPFVQHLGKLTTMWNELNVYRPHTIDAAVLTKRAEEDKIFQLLASLSPEFEDLRSHILMNPDLPSFSSVCATIQREEVRRKVMTLDMKANIPEARAYFSNQKLGEERGYKGKKTGLKCSHCDAGGHSRDRCWILHPELKPKFHRDNKGVSKGSYNPSYKANHVATTSSDGALKFTTNTAALINEFAMFLHKKQGLGNSEGPLNQCDNNQTALLGQFAGFLAGNEGVILEPLII; from the exons ATGGTTGAAGAAAGCTTAGTAAATTTGGAAGGAGACGGCTTTCATGCTactccaccatcaccacacTCAGATATTGATATCAACCCAAATCAACGTCTTAGTTCTGTCTTGCtaaatgagtttaactatcttccatggGAGAGAGCAGTTTCTCTTGCTCTGGGAGGACGATCAAAGCTTGGTTATGTTAATGGTGCTATTCCAATGCCTAAGACTACCTCACCGGAGTATGATGCTTGGCTATGCAAAGACCAGTTGGTCATGTCGTGGCTACTCAATTCCATGGATCgtaagattgcagaaatttttagctatgctgaatcctccatgactctttggaaaaatctcaaggaaatGTATGGAAATCAGAACAATGCGGCTAGAGTGTTTCAGTTAAAGAAGGACATTGCTGGTTTGCAACAGGAAGGGAAGCCATTTGTGCAACATCTTGGAAAGCTGACCACTATGTGGAACGAGCTGAATGTGTATCGACCACACACCATCGACGCTGCTGTGCTAACTAAAAGAGCcgaggaagacaaaatattcCAACTCCTAGCAAGCCTGAGCCCTGAATTCGAAGATCTTCGAAGCCATATCCTCATGAATCCCGACCTGCCTTCTTTTTCAAGTGTGTGTGCCAcaattcaaagagaagaggttcgaaggaaagtcatgaccttggacatgaaggcaaatataccagaagctagggcttacttctctaaccaaaaacttggtgaggagagaggctacaaaggaaagaaaactggCTTAAAATGTAGCCATTGTGATGCTGGTGGGCACTCAAGAGACCGATGCTGGATTCTTCATCCAGAGTTAAAACCAAAGTTTCATAGGGATAACAAAGGTGTCTCGAAAGGCTCGTACAACCCTTCTTACAAGGCAAATCATGTTGCCACAACTTCTTCTGATGGAGCACTGAAGTTCACCACTAATACAGCTGCACTGATCAACGAGTTTGCTATGTTTCTTCACAAGAAACAAGGTCTTGGAAATAGTGAAGGACCACTAAATCAGTGTGACAACAATCAAACTGCACTACTAGGACAATTTGCTGGCTTCCTGGCTGGAAATGAAGGCGTG attCTGGAGCCACTGATCATTTGA
- the LOC137709780 gene encoding cytochrome P450 71A9-like translates to MDSQLLLLFVFLIPVIFLLLIKHRKKSTASQARRLPPGPRRLPLIGNLHKLSDGGLPHHVLERLAAKYGDLMFLQLGSVSTLVVSSSHMAREIFKTHDLIFSGRPALYIPKKLSYDCVNLTFAPYGDYWREVRKIVIFELLSAKRVQMFQSVRDEEVGLMLESIAYSKGPVNISELTLVLANNVVSRSAFGRKYDDGGEIGKSRIHELLEETRTLLGGYCVSDFLPWLSWLNKFNGLDQKLEKCFKGLDNLYDRVIEEHLDPKRPKPEHEDLVDVLLRVQNDPSQTIALANDQIKGVLTDMFIAGTDTTSATLVWTMAELIRNPRILRKAQDEVREVLKGKRKVEETDLSELVYLKLVLKESFRLHPPAPLLLPRETLESCTIEGYEIPANTMVFVLAKMVGSDPKCWENPKEFLPERFMDSSVDYKGNHFELLPFGAGRRGCPGMNFAAKLIELALANLLYCFDWELPHRVRREDVDMEEAAGLTVAKKVPLFLAARPAYP, encoded by the exons ATGGATTCTCAACTCCTCCTACTCTTTGTTTTCCTCATACCCGTTATTTTCTTGCTCTTGATCAAACACAGAAAGAAAAGTACTGCTTCTCAAGCAAGGAGACTGCCTCCTGGTCCCAGGAGGCTGCCTCTCATTGGCAACCTTCACAAGCTCTCCGATGGCGGCTTACCACATCACGTCCTCGAGCGCCTAGCCGCCAAATATGGAGATCTCATGTTTTTACAACTAGGCTCAGTATCCACTCTAGTGGTCTCCTCATCTCATATGGCGAGAGAGATCTTCAAAACTCATGACCTCATTTTTTCAGGTAGGCCGGCCTTGTATATTCCAAAGAAGCTTAGTTATGATTGTGTTAATCTGACATTTGCTCCCTATGGGGATTATTGGAGGGAGGTTAGAAAGATTGTGATCTTCGAACTGCTTAGTGCAAAGAGGGTCCAAATGTTTCAGTCTGTGAGGGATGAAGAGGTCGGACTTATGCTCGAATCTATTGCGTATTCTAAGGGTCCGGTCAATATCAGTGAACTCACACTTGTCTTGGCAAATAATGTTGTGAGTCGTTCGGCGTTTGGTAGAAAGTATGATGATGGAGGAGAGATTGGAAAGAGCAGGATTCATGAGTTGCTTGAAGAGACAAGGACCCTGTTGGGAGGATATTGCGTGTCGGACTTCCTACCTTGGCTAAGTTGGCTAAACAAGTTCAATGGCCTTGATCAAAAGTTAGAGAAGTGTTTTAAAGGCTTGGACAATCTCTACGACAGAGTGATTGAGGAACACCTTGATCCAAAAAGGCCTAAACCGGAGCATGAAGATCTTGTTGATGTACTCCTTCGAGTTCAGAACGATCCAAGTCAAACAATCGCCCTCGCTAATGACCAAATTAAGGGTGTTCTAACC GACATGTTTATTGCAGGGACTGATACCACATCAGCCACACTGGTATGGACAATGGCTGAATTGATTAGGAATCCCCGCATATTGAGGAAAGCACAAGACGAGGTGAGAGAAGTTTTGAAGGGAAAACGGAAGGTGGAAGAAACTGATCTGTCCGAACTCGTGTATCTAAAGTTGGTCTTGAAGGAAAGTTTTAGACTACATCCACCTGCGCCATTACTGCTTCCAAGAGAAACCTTAGAGAGTTGTACAATCGAAGGGTACGAAATTCCTGCCAACACAATGGTGTTTGTGCTTGCAAAAATGGTAGGAAGTGACCCTAAATGTTGGGAAAACCCGAAAGAATTCCTACCTGAGAGATTCATGGACAGCTCAGTTGACTACAAAGGAAACCATTTTGAACTTTTACCATTTGGCGCCGGAAGGAGGGGTTGTCCTGGTATGAACTTTGCTGCGAAGCTGATTGAGCTTGCGCTCGCCAATCTGCTTTATTGTTTCGACTGGGAACTGCCTCACAGGGTGAGAAGAGAAGACGTGGACATGGAAGAGGCTGCTGGCCTTACAGTTGCCAAGAAAGTTCCTCTATTTCTAGCTGCTCGACCTGCATATCCTTGA